In Archangium violaceum, the following are encoded in one genomic region:
- a CDS encoding patatin-like phospholipase family protein: protein MTPEERKKQQERDERQQKKREWKDWMVTVEQARQDVARLKLDVKRKPSPLDFKKHFLGHAGVNEKLRQLRAECEGKRFSDIVDDEGHPYVDLVMEGGGTLGIALLGYIHALESMGIRFLSIGGTSAGSITALLLAAAKQDKRQAKAEELFHMLSELDLPTILDSRFPVSRFIRAVQRRVPKPKQDAGWGARVKGRLRSLAVGVSRFQWGVLSCPSILRRLGLNPGERFLERVHKILEAHQVPTAGDLNKRMTALPDRLLEKKDGQAPKPIEIPKDKRPRLALVASEVSTGTKVVFPQMARLFWKDAEKVDPSLFVRASMSVPFFFRPLRPEDMPRNDDEWNELVDYDGGTPVDSCTLVDGGIMSNFPISEFHSTAIPRTPTFGVKLGLEKRKRIDAMSRGLSARPLGQLGAAIFNSARQTLDEDFINKNPDYKKLITTIDTGPHDWLKFDLSADEQVDLFLRGVAAGAIFLKHFDWPKYQEVRKQLERAQLVGAEEQEPPRPAPGAANLTPPTAPPA, encoded by the coding sequence ATGACACCAGAGGAACGCAAGAAGCAGCAGGAGCGGGACGAAAGGCAGCAGAAGAAGAGGGAGTGGAAGGACTGGATGGTGACCGTGGAGCAGGCGCGCCAGGACGTCGCGCGCCTGAAGCTCGACGTGAAGCGGAAGCCCTCGCCGTTGGATTTCAAGAAACACTTCCTCGGCCATGCGGGCGTGAATGAGAAACTCAGACAGCTCCGTGCCGAGTGCGAAGGCAAACGGTTCTCCGACATCGTCGATGACGAAGGCCACCCATACGTCGACCTGGTGATGGAGGGAGGGGGAACGCTGGGAATCGCGCTGCTCGGGTACATCCACGCGCTGGAGTCGATGGGCATCCGCTTCCTGAGCATTGGAGGAACCTCGGCCGGGTCCATCACCGCGCTGTTGCTGGCGGCGGCGAAACAGGACAAGCGCCAGGCGAAGGCCGAGGAGCTGTTCCACATGCTCTCGGAGCTGGACCTGCCCACCATCCTGGACAGCAGGTTCCCGGTGAGCCGGTTCATCCGGGCGGTCCAGCGGCGGGTGCCCAAGCCGAAGCAGGACGCCGGGTGGGGCGCTCGGGTGAAGGGGCGGCTGAGGTCCCTCGCGGTGGGGGTGTCGCGCTTCCAGTGGGGTGTGTTGTCGTGTCCCAGCATCCTGCGCCGGCTGGGCCTCAACCCGGGTGAGCGCTTCCTGGAGAGGGTCCACAAGATTCTCGAGGCCCACCAGGTGCCGACGGCCGGGGACCTGAACAAGCGGATGACCGCGCTGCCGGACAGACTCCTCGAGAAAAAAGACGGCCAGGCACCGAAGCCCATCGAGATACCGAAGGACAAGAGGCCGCGCCTGGCGTTGGTCGCCTCCGAGGTCTCCACCGGCACCAAGGTCGTCTTCCCGCAGATGGCGCGGCTCTTCTGGAAGGACGCGGAGAAGGTGGACCCGTCGCTCTTCGTCCGGGCCTCCATGTCCGTGCCGTTCTTCTTCCGCCCGCTGCGGCCGGAGGACATGCCGCGCAACGATGACGAGTGGAACGAGCTGGTCGACTACGACGGGGGCACGCCGGTGGACTCCTGCACGCTGGTGGACGGAGGAATCATGTCGAACTTCCCCATCAGCGAGTTCCACTCGACGGCCATCCCGCGCACGCCGACGTTCGGCGTGAAGCTGGGGCTGGAGAAGCGCAAGCGCATCGACGCCATGTCACGAGGCCTCAGCGCGAGGCCGCTGGGGCAGCTCGGCGCGGCCATCTTCAACTCCGCGAGGCAGACGCTCGATGAGGACTTCATCAACAAGAACCCGGACTACAAGAAGCTCATCACCACCATCGACACGGGCCCGCACGACTGGCTCAAGTTCGACCTGAGCGCGGACGAGCAGGTGGACCTGTTCCTCCGGGGCGTGGCGGCCGGAGCCATCTTCCTGAAGCACTTCGACTGGCCGAAGTACCAGGAGGTGCGGAAGCAGCTCGAGCGGGCGCAGCTCGTGGGCGCCGAGGAGCAGGAACCACCGCGGCCGGCACCGGGAGCCGCGAACCTCACGCCGCCCACCGCCCCACCCGCGTGA
- a CDS encoding M16 family metallopeptidase, with protein MKALIAAAVLALGLPAFAQQQEAKPLEPGREALAIPYEKYKLPNGLEVILARDTKLPVVAVNVWYHVGAYNEQPGRTGFAHLFEHMMFQGSKHVPDDVHISMLEQLGANDLNGTTNFDRTNYFETVPSNHLETALWLESDRMGFLLDALDLKKLDNQREVVKNERRQGVETRPYGVAQEKLWQTLFPAPHPYHGKVIGSMKDLDAATLDEVKDFFRKWYAPANATLAVVGDFDPKQARALIEKYFGSLPSGPKPEKPQVAAVKHTKEQVIRHDEKVGTLPTVMMAWLTPAYFTEGDAAGDVLANALGTGKSSRLYRRLVLEKGLAQSVSASQQSLGAQSVFIIEAVARPGISSDALAREIDAVLDEVRREGITQEELNRSRTRFETQMLAGLQSVGGFGGKADVLQSYNHYVSDPGYLDEDLARYDAVTVDKARDFARDLLKPEARVVVHAVPAQKSPASSKKETR; from the coding sequence ATGAAAGCGCTCATCGCCGCCGCCGTCCTCGCCCTCGGCCTCCCGGCCTTCGCCCAGCAGCAGGAGGCGAAGCCGCTGGAGCCCGGGCGCGAGGCGCTGGCCATTCCGTACGAGAAGTACAAGCTGCCCAACGGGCTGGAGGTCATCCTCGCCCGGGACACCAAGCTGCCGGTGGTGGCCGTCAACGTCTGGTACCACGTGGGCGCCTACAACGAGCAGCCGGGCCGTACCGGCTTCGCCCACCTCTTCGAGCACATGATGTTCCAGGGCTCCAAGCACGTGCCCGACGACGTCCACATCTCCATGCTCGAGCAGCTGGGCGCCAATGATCTCAACGGCACCACGAACTTCGACCGGACGAACTACTTCGAGACGGTGCCCAGCAACCACCTGGAGACGGCGCTCTGGCTGGAGAGCGACCGCATGGGCTTCCTGCTGGACGCGTTGGATTTGAAGAAGCTCGACAACCAGCGCGAGGTCGTGAAGAACGAGCGCCGCCAGGGCGTGGAGACGCGCCCCTACGGCGTGGCGCAGGAGAAGCTGTGGCAGACGCTCTTCCCGGCGCCGCACCCGTACCACGGCAAGGTGATCGGCTCCATGAAGGACCTGGACGCCGCCACGCTGGACGAGGTGAAGGACTTCTTCCGCAAGTGGTACGCGCCGGCCAACGCCACGCTCGCGGTGGTGGGGGACTTCGACCCGAAGCAGGCGCGCGCCCTCATCGAGAAGTACTTCGGCTCGCTGCCCAGCGGCCCCAAGCCGGAGAAGCCCCAGGTGGCCGCGGTGAAGCACACGAAGGAGCAGGTCATCCGCCACGACGAGAAGGTGGGCACGCTGCCCACGGTGATGATGGCCTGGCTCACCCCGGCGTACTTCACGGAAGGGGACGCGGCCGGAGACGTGCTCGCCAACGCGCTGGGCACCGGCAAGTCCAGCCGCCTCTACAGGCGCCTGGTGCTGGAGAAGGGCCTGGCGCAGAGCGTGAGCGCCAGCCAGCAGAGCCTGGGGGCGCAGTCCGTCTTCATCATCGAGGCGGTGGCGCGGCCCGGCATCTCCAGCGACGCGCTGGCCCGGGAGATCGACGCGGTGCTGGACGAGGTGCGCCGCGAGGGGATTACGCAGGAGGAGCTGAACCGGTCGCGCACGCGCTTCGAGACGCAGATGCTGGCGGGGCTGCAGTCGGTGGGCGGCTTCGGCGGCAAGGCGGACGTGCTGCAGAGCTACAACCACTACGTGAGCGACCCGGGCTACCTGGACGAGGACCTGGCGCGCTACGACGCGGTGACGGTGGACAAGGCGCGGGACTTCGCCCGTGACCTGCTGAAGCCCGAAGCCCGAGTGGTGGTGCACGCCGTGCCCGCCCAGAAGTCCCCCGCCTCCTCCAAGAAGGAGACCCGCTGA
- a CDS encoding chitosanase, producing MNRHHAVIGGLKLALAGMATALAACGGGDVGGAETLSGEAWQELAACSYTLTTNTYDGPDYWGTIIFKNTGTSAMTSPRIAFNVPSGVTCDHDEPGWSHTQSGTTCTYSRTSSLTVGVNASYTFYYSTNSNVSFTATNVQISDPSCGGGGSDAGSGSDGGTGGDGGTGSDGGTGGTDGGLTDNQKKVAEALTSIWENDTPVLAYAYAENIGDGRGYTNGRAGFCTGTGDAIQVIQCYVNLRSASNGNLMAKYMPGLTTINNRFLSTGQNQASTAELDSVGNWVSDWGTSYNNTTTRADFKSCQDQVSERLYLTPALNEAKKWGLTSALSKAAFYDAYINHGTLKQFITAANNALGNPNQVAPAIGYNGITESAFLQKFLEKRRDVLYNDSTWREAVDRVAAYEKQRRRGNWNFTSAVSNDVRARDCWGTTYPSSGYTVRTINPDGTWSTPSSYLYACN from the coding sequence ATGAACAGACATCATGCTGTGATCGGGGGTTTGAAGCTGGCGCTCGCGGGGATGGCCACCGCGCTCGCCGCATGTGGAGGAGGGGACGTGGGAGGAGCGGAGACGCTCTCGGGCGAGGCCTGGCAGGAGCTCGCGGCCTGTTCGTACACCCTCACCACGAACACCTACGACGGCCCGGACTACTGGGGCACGATCATCTTCAAGAACACCGGCACGAGCGCCATGACGAGCCCGCGCATCGCCTTCAACGTCCCGAGCGGCGTGACGTGCGATCACGACGAGCCGGGCTGGTCGCACACCCAGAGCGGCACGACCTGCACGTACTCGAGGACCTCGAGCCTGACGGTGGGGGTGAACGCCTCGTACACGTTCTATTACTCCACGAACTCGAACGTCTCGTTCACCGCCACCAACGTGCAGATCAGCGACCCCAGCTGCGGCGGCGGTGGCAGCGACGCGGGCTCGGGCAGTGACGGTGGCACGGGCGGCGACGGCGGCACGGGCAGTGACGGCGGCACGGGCGGCACCGACGGTGGGCTCACGGACAACCAGAAGAAGGTGGCGGAAGCGCTGACCAGCATCTGGGAGAACGACACGCCGGTACTCGCGTACGCGTACGCGGAGAACATCGGCGATGGCCGCGGGTATACGAACGGGCGCGCGGGCTTCTGCACCGGCACGGGCGACGCCATCCAGGTCATCCAGTGCTACGTGAATCTCCGCAGCGCCTCCAACGGCAACCTGATGGCCAAGTACATGCCGGGGCTCACCACCATCAACAACCGCTTCCTCTCGACGGGCCAGAACCAGGCGTCCACGGCCGAGCTCGACTCCGTCGGCAACTGGGTCAGCGACTGGGGCACGAGCTACAACAACACCACCACCCGGGCGGACTTCAAGAGCTGCCAGGACCAGGTGAGCGAGCGGCTGTACCTCACGCCCGCGCTGAACGAGGCGAAGAAGTGGGGCCTCACCTCGGCGCTGTCCAAGGCCGCCTTCTACGATGCCTATATCAACCACGGCACCCTGAAGCAGTTCATCACCGCGGCCAACAACGCCCTGGGCAATCCCAACCAGGTCGCCCCGGCGATTGGCTACAACGGCATCACCGAGAGCGCCTTCCTGCAGAAGTTCCTCGAGAAGCGCCGCGACGTGCTCTACAACGACTCGACGTGGCGTGAGGCCGTGGACCGCGTGGCCGCCTACGAGAAGCAGCGCCGCCGGGGGAACTGGAACTTCACCTCCGCCGTCAGCAACGACGTCCGCGCCCGCGACTGCTGGGGCACCACCTACCCGAGCAGCGGGTACACCGTGCGGACCATCAACCCCGACGGCACCTGGAGCACCCCGAGCTCGTACCTCTACGCGTGTAACTGA
- a CDS encoding M16 family metallopeptidase, translated as MRRLFTAVSVLTLATGCISAPLPKPEEPTPAPSPETPAPAPQPQEDAEAFRAQPPKPGQPPELVLPKFEQAKLDNGLTVLVSTRKELPLVYVGVAFATGGAQDPAGKWGLADVTYKMMLEGAAGKDTLALDRAFQDLGVSPSVSTDPDGAFIGTRVLKRNADAALALLSDVVRKPNFAQNDFERRKKLQLAELVRAMGSPGFLAQQAYLNAVFGPKHPYGHPVSGLPATVESLTLQDVKSFYQKNMGPKAAALVVTGDITLDEAVKLAKKAFGDWKGSATPPAVPPAPPVPARQQVVFVPKPGLDQTVIVMGRPGIALGNPDEHSLDLATTVFGGFFGSRLNMNLREDKGYSYGAGANSDARLGVGPLTASSAVRADVTGPAVAEFFRELKGIRERPITQKELEAAREGLIRAIPGEFESVEGLGSSAAQLFFLRRPMDEFARTVEGLEKATPAEVQRAAEGYLSPEAMQVVLVGDPEVIQQQVGPLELGKLVAENPVEPPATKR; from the coding sequence ATGCGCCGCCTCTTCACAGCCGTTTCCGTCCTGACGCTCGCCACCGGGTGCATCAGCGCCCCGTTGCCCAAGCCCGAGGAGCCCACGCCGGCGCCCTCGCCCGAGACGCCCGCCCCCGCGCCCCAGCCCCAGGAGGACGCCGAGGCCTTCCGCGCGCAGCCGCCGAAGCCGGGTCAGCCCCCCGAGCTGGTGTTGCCGAAGTTCGAGCAGGCGAAGCTGGACAACGGGCTCACCGTGCTGGTGAGCACGCGCAAGGAATTGCCGCTCGTCTACGTGGGCGTGGCCTTCGCCACGGGAGGGGCGCAGGACCCCGCGGGCAAGTGGGGCCTGGCGGACGTGACGTACAAGATGATGCTGGAGGGCGCGGCGGGGAAGGACACGCTGGCGCTGGACCGGGCGTTCCAGGACCTGGGCGTGTCGCCCTCGGTGAGCACGGACCCGGATGGGGCCTTCATCGGGACGCGGGTGCTCAAGCGCAACGCGGACGCGGCGCTGGCACTGCTGTCGGACGTGGTGCGCAAGCCCAACTTCGCGCAGAATGACTTCGAGCGGCGCAAGAAGCTGCAGCTGGCGGAGCTGGTGCGCGCGATGGGGAGCCCGGGCTTCCTGGCGCAGCAGGCGTACCTCAACGCGGTGTTCGGCCCGAAGCACCCCTACGGGCACCCGGTGAGCGGCCTGCCGGCGACGGTGGAGTCGCTGACGCTGCAGGACGTGAAGTCCTTCTACCAGAAGAACATGGGCCCCAAGGCGGCCGCGCTGGTGGTGACGGGAGACATCACGCTGGACGAGGCGGTGAAGCTGGCGAAGAAGGCCTTTGGCGACTGGAAGGGGAGCGCCACGCCGCCGGCGGTGCCGCCCGCGCCGCCGGTGCCGGCGCGGCAGCAGGTGGTGTTCGTGCCCAAGCCGGGGCTGGATCAGACGGTGATCGTCATGGGGAGACCGGGCATCGCGCTGGGCAACCCGGACGAGCACTCGCTGGACCTGGCGACCACGGTGTTCGGCGGCTTCTTCGGCAGCCGGCTGAACATGAACCTGCGGGAGGACAAGGGGTACAGCTACGGGGCGGGGGCGAACTCGGACGCGAGGCTGGGGGTGGGACCGCTGACGGCGTCCTCGGCGGTGAGGGCGGACGTGACGGGCCCGGCGGTGGCGGAGTTCTTCCGGGAGCTGAAGGGGATACGCGAGCGTCCCATCACGCAGAAGGAGCTGGAGGCGGCGCGGGAGGGCCTCATCCGGGCGATTCCGGGCGAGTTCGAGTCGGTGGAGGGACTGGGCTCGAGCGCGGCGCAGCTCTTCTTCCTGCGCAGGCCGATGGACGAGTTCGCGAGGACGGTGGAGGGGCTGGAGAAGGCGACACCGGCGGAGGTGCAGCGGGCGGCGGAGGGGTACCTGAGCCCGGAGGCGATGCAGGTGGTGCTGGTGGGAGACCCGGAGGTCATCCAGCAGCAGGTGGGCCCGCTGGAGCTGGGCAAGCTGGTGGCGGAGAACCCGGTGGAGCCGCCGGCCACGAAGCGGTGA
- a CDS encoding glycosyl hydrolase family 18 protein, translating to MPRNAFQFRTLAFGAAFLSTLAGCSGEPDVASEEPTAKVEERALATKVIGYVPTWAGDINTLPYDKLTHINYAFVLPTAQGGLTGPSSGDARLKSLVQTAHSRGVKVLISIGGWNNGDDSGFEKLAANAGTRTTFVNNVVNFVTAAGLDGADIDWEYPDPGTSATNYGLLMRELSTALHSRGKLLTAAVVANGYTGGGVPTATFADVDFLNLMAYDGGQPHSTYDYAVQSMNYWLGRGLPKDKTVLGVPFYGRSPSSYVGYNELVARDPQAPYKDNVGDVYYNGIATIQSKTRLAMQQGGGVMIWELSQDTSGSTSLLNAIAQVASGGTGSNTYRIVNKASGKCVDIAGPSTADGANIHQWTCHTGASQQWTMEPTDSGYYRFVSRYSGKVIDVSGPSTADGANIHQWTSFNATNQQFKPVSLGNGYYRLEARHSGKVIDVTSCTTSGDGTNIQQWTWSNNDCQQFRLEQL from the coding sequence GTGCCGCGTAACGCATTCCAGTTCAGGACCCTGGCGTTTGGAGCCGCGTTTCTCTCCACCCTGGCGGGCTGCTCCGGAGAGCCCGACGTTGCCTCCGAGGAGCCCACGGCGAAGGTCGAGGAGCGAGCGCTCGCGACGAAGGTGATCGGCTACGTCCCCACGTGGGCGGGCGACATCAACACCCTCCCGTACGACAAGCTCACGCACATCAACTACGCCTTCGTCCTGCCCACGGCGCAGGGCGGCCTCACGGGGCCGAGCAGCGGGGACGCCCGGCTGAAGTCGCTGGTCCAGACGGCGCACTCGCGCGGCGTGAAGGTGCTCATCTCGATTGGCGGTTGGAACAATGGAGATGACTCGGGCTTCGAGAAGCTGGCGGCCAACGCGGGCACGCGGACGACCTTCGTCAACAACGTGGTGAACTTCGTGACGGCGGCGGGGCTGGACGGCGCCGACATCGACTGGGAGTACCCGGATCCGGGGACCTCGGCCACCAACTACGGCCTGCTGATGCGCGAGCTGTCCACCGCGCTCCACAGCCGCGGCAAGCTGCTCACCGCGGCCGTCGTGGCCAACGGCTACACGGGCGGCGGCGTCCCCACCGCGACCTTCGCCGACGTCGACTTCCTCAACCTCATGGCCTACGACGGGGGCCAGCCCCACTCGACGTATGACTACGCCGTCCAGTCGATGAACTACTGGCTCGGTCGCGGTCTGCCCAAGGACAAGACGGTGCTCGGCGTGCCCTTCTACGGCCGCTCGCCGTCGTCCTACGTCGGCTACAACGAGCTCGTCGCGCGCGACCCGCAGGCCCCCTACAAGGACAACGTCGGCGACGTCTATTACAACGGCATCGCCACCATCCAGTCGAAGACCCGGCTCGCCATGCAGCAGGGCGGCGGCGTGATGATCTGGGAGCTGTCCCAGGACACCTCGGGCTCCACCTCGCTGCTCAACGCCATCGCGCAGGTGGCCAGCGGCGGCACCGGAAGCAACACGTACCGCATCGTCAACAAGGCCTCGGGCAAGTGCGTGGACATCGCCGGCCCGAGCACCGCGGATGGCGCCAACATCCACCAGTGGACCTGCCACACCGGCGCCAGCCAGCAGTGGACGATGGAGCCCACCGACAGCGGCTACTACCGGTTCGTCTCGCGCTACAGCGGCAAGGTGATCGACGTCTCCGGTCCGAGCACCGCGGATGGCGCCAACATCCATCAGTGGACCTCATTCAACGCCACCAACCAGCAGTTCAAGCCCGTGTCGCTCGGCAATGGCTACTACCGGCTCGAGGCGCGTCACAGTGGCAAGGTGATCGACGTCACCAGCTGCACGACGAGCGGCGACGGGACCAACATCCAGCAGTGGACCTGGTCCAACAACGACTGCCAGCAGTTCCGGCTCGAGCAGCTGTAA
- a CDS encoding MopE-related protein, with product MSRLMGCMGVLWLLAGCTVPSLEDLLKDKARECNTEHPCDKGYLCIQQACVTSPCGDSVTTVGYRDEDSDGYAGLNAAYVIFCGSMPDGYASQSGDCNDSDTSIKPGASELCDGRDNDCDGTSDQGVGSPWYYDRDRDGFGDPDTAPLLSCTRPADTSTTRYVETATDCNDSNPAVYPRNDVSEARCDEVDDDCDGKVDEGFEAKGAACSDPCPGGQYACNASHTGLSCNNAPAPMLYYPDVDGDGAGDDKSTPVQVCPGATPPTGAIANTDDCADQDKYNRRGIAESCDDRDNNCDTQRDEGNVCGGKGWNVVADGALIGTSHQWKTVAIGSGGLPVWVAGDNGALAVRTAAGQPFKSLDGACGNYDWRAAWVRPNGHVLLAGEGGRLAEYDGINACSNQTTTTSGDSLTGMVEFNSPNSQVYIVGSLGRMYAWTPGYQPEERYNETSTYFGIHGLAPTQLLAVGGQSEANSAPYIASYPGSGNQGSVVRHTLNGASGFTGVLRAVWMGDSRLAYSVGDNGLVMKWDGATNWTRVSPPPDNTTAPFSSVVVLDPSSIYVTDASTNGSIRRLNAAGTWFTATTVNRPLRDIALSSPGDIWAVGDDGRVVHFPE from the coding sequence ATGAGCCGCCTGATGGGATGCATGGGAGTGCTGTGGCTCCTCGCGGGTTGCACGGTGCCGAGCCTGGAGGACTTGCTGAAGGACAAGGCTCGCGAGTGCAACACGGAGCACCCCTGCGACAAAGGGTATCTGTGCATCCAGCAGGCCTGCGTCACGAGCCCCTGCGGTGACTCCGTGACCACCGTGGGGTACCGGGATGAGGACAGTGATGGATACGCCGGACTGAACGCGGCCTACGTCATCTTCTGCGGCAGCATGCCGGACGGTTATGCCTCCCAGAGTGGAGACTGCAACGACAGTGACACGAGCATCAAACCCGGCGCCAGCGAGCTGTGCGACGGACGAGACAACGATTGCGACGGCACCAGCGACCAGGGAGTGGGCAGCCCTTGGTACTACGACCGGGATCGCGACGGCTTCGGCGACCCGGATACCGCGCCGCTGCTGAGTTGCACCAGGCCCGCGGACACGAGCACCACCCGCTACGTAGAGACCGCCACGGACTGCAATGACTCGAACCCCGCGGTCTACCCGCGCAACGATGTCTCCGAGGCGCGGTGCGACGAGGTGGACGATGACTGCGATGGCAAGGTGGACGAAGGCTTCGAGGCCAAGGGCGCCGCATGCAGCGACCCCTGTCCCGGCGGACAGTACGCCTGCAATGCCAGTCACACCGGGCTGAGTTGCAACAACGCTCCGGCCCCGATGCTCTATTACCCAGATGTGGACGGGGATGGCGCGGGCGACGACAAATCCACCCCGGTCCAGGTGTGCCCTGGCGCGACACCGCCCACGGGAGCCATCGCCAACACGGACGACTGCGCCGATCAGGACAAGTACAACCGGCGTGGCATCGCCGAGAGCTGTGACGATCGGGACAACAACTGCGACACGCAGCGGGACGAGGGCAACGTCTGCGGGGGCAAGGGATGGAATGTGGTCGCGGACGGCGCCCTCATCGGCACTTCCCATCAGTGGAAGACGGTGGCGATCGGCTCGGGCGGGTTGCCAGTGTGGGTCGCGGGAGACAATGGTGCACTCGCGGTCCGCACCGCGGCAGGCCAACCTTTCAAGAGTCTCGATGGAGCTTGCGGTAACTACGACTGGCGCGCCGCCTGGGTACGCCCCAACGGCCATGTGTTGCTGGCCGGTGAGGGCGGGCGTCTGGCCGAGTATGACGGCATCAACGCCTGCTCCAATCAAACAACCACGACATCAGGCGACAGCCTCACTGGCATGGTCGAGTTCAACTCACCCAATTCCCAGGTCTACATCGTGGGCAGCCTGGGACGGATGTACGCGTGGACGCCTGGCTACCAACCGGAAGAGCGTTACAACGAGACTTCAACCTACTTTGGCATCCACGGATTGGCCCCTACGCAGTTGCTCGCCGTCGGAGGCCAGAGTGAAGCCAATTCGGCGCCCTACATCGCCAGCTATCCCGGCAGTGGCAACCAGGGCTCGGTGGTACGTCATACCCTGAATGGAGCCTCCGGTTTCACCGGAGTCCTGCGCGCCGTGTGGATGGGCGATTCCAGACTCGCCTACTCCGTGGGAGACAATGGTCTGGTGATGAAGTGGGACGGAGCCACGAATTGGACCCGAGTGAGCCCGCCACCGGATAACACCACCGCCCCCTTCTCCAGCGTCGTGGTGCTGGACCCCTCCTCCATCTACGTCACCGATGCGAGTACCAACGGCTCCATCCGCCGGTTGAACGCGGCGGGCACGTGGTTCACCGCAACCACCGTGAACAGGCCCCTCCGAGACATCGCGCTCAGCTCGCCGGGCGACATCTGGGCCGTGGGCGACGACGGCCGCGTGGTGCACTTCCCGGAATAG
- a CDS encoding MXAN_6577-like cysteine-rich protein, which yields MAFASALVLGACGTTIPDEESGEGTFRSVPQAETQCMPQWPSLSYTTTASNGVLQIQGTWSVPEPMDGVRLTYYLDDQWVAGPDQLTGGARTSGEYGRGTFTKTLNYSGCRDYSGGNHSVRISARMTYYGSPSTGCNSSGGTADYSRSFFDERCPVCTVGTTSCGGTCVNLQSDPANCGACGNSCGSCQTCVNGTCQLPTPTTSSCNGTCTDTLSDPANCGACGNSCGSCQTCVNGTCQLPTSTTSSCDGMCTDTMNDPYNCGACGRSCGDCKMCYNGLCRFSSAHCQSPP from the coding sequence GTGGCCTTCGCATCGGCGCTGGTGCTCGGGGCGTGTGGCACCACGATCCCGGATGAGGAAAGCGGCGAGGGAACCTTCCGCTCCGTGCCCCAGGCCGAGACGCAATGCATGCCCCAGTGGCCCTCCCTCTCGTACACGACGACGGCCTCCAACGGCGTCTTGCAGATTCAAGGCACCTGGTCGGTCCCCGAACCCATGGACGGTGTACGACTGACCTACTACCTCGACGATCAATGGGTCGCCGGCCCCGACCAGCTCACGGGTGGCGCGAGAACCAGTGGCGAGTACGGCCGGGGGACCTTCACGAAGACCCTGAACTACAGCGGCTGCCGCGACTACTCCGGCGGCAATCACTCGGTCCGAATCTCCGCCCGGATGACCTACTACGGAAGCCCCAGCACGGGCTGCAACTCGAGCGGCGGGACCGCGGACTACTCCCGTAGCTTCTTCGACGAGAGGTGTCCCGTGTGCACGGTGGGCACCACGAGCTGCGGCGGAACCTGTGTCAACCTGCAGAGCGATCCGGCCAACTGCGGTGCCTGCGGCAACTCCTGCGGGAGCTGCCAGACGTGCGTCAACGGCACCTGCCAGCTCCCCACGCCCACCACGAGCAGCTGCAATGGGACGTGCACGGATACGCTGAGCGATCCGGCCAACTGCGGTGCCTGCGGCAACTCCTGCGGGAGCTGCCAGACGTGCGTCAACGGCACCTGCCAGCTCCCCACGTCCACCACGAGCAGCTGCGATGGGATGTGCACGGATACGATGAACGATCCCTACAACTGTGGCGCGTGCGGCCGTAGCTGCGGTGACTGTAAGATGTGTTACAACGGCCTCTGCCGGTTCAGCTCGGCGCACTGCCAGTCTCCCCCGTAG
- a CDS encoding 3-keto-disaccharide hydrolase — protein sequence MDSFETLSFDIPGAWAMAGEGRFVPVGPGVLESEGGSGLLWYTPSEFSDFRLQVDWLAHSIEDNSGVFFRFPTAELARKQPDWKAGFEVQIDDRGVDPEHGTQGSSLHLTGALYMLAPALLLASRPLGEWNTFDILAGGLDLRVALNGVEVCVFTAPAYKPRSGRIGLQAHHAGSRVRFRSPRIQRL from the coding sequence ATGGACTCCTTCGAGACCCTGTCCTTCGACATCCCCGGCGCCTGGGCCATGGCCGGCGAGGGTCGCTTCGTCCCCGTCGGCCCCGGTGTCCTCGAGTCCGAGGGCGGCTCCGGCCTCCTCTGGTACACCCCCTCTGAGTTCTCCGACTTCCGTCTCCAGGTGGATTGGCTCGCCCACTCCATCGAGGACAATTCCGGCGTCTTCTTCCGCTTCCCCACCGCCGAGCTCGCGCGCAAGCAGCCCGACTGGAAGGCCGGCTTCGAGGTGCAGATCGACGACCGCGGCGTCGACCCCGAGCACGGCACCCAGGGCAGCTCCCTGCACCTCACCGGCGCCCTGTACATGCTCGCTCCCGCGCTCCTGCTGGCCTCCAGGCCCCTGGGCGAGTGGAATACCTTCGACATCCTCGCCGGTGGGTTGGACCTGCGCGTCGCCCTCAATGGCGTGGAGGTGTGTGTCTTCACCGCGCCCGCCTACAAGCCTCGCTCCGGCCGCATCGGTCTGCAGGCCCACCACGCCGGCTCCCGCGTGCGTTTCCGCTCCCCTCGCATCCAGCGGCTCTGA